In Vibrio bathopelagicus, the following are encoded in one genomic region:
- a CDS encoding Crp/Fnr family transcriptional regulator: MKIAPYSSGRFKNYLEHKSSDFKALIYQHQVSSRYFNKNDEILRQGEQLQHLYVVPAGKVSMSISAANGRRFQLGEVNCDYHIFGEMEFFTQTPCQWNVVADEHMQVDVICIQKLSEALHENPEMMFFFASALAEDYQDSMGIYTNRLLHSITYNIAYDLLVQSQTNTVLGGFDKVNQEAERFGTSSRVYRRAVKDLLDKGFIKKGQQGLEIIDQQALQAFIDSYE, encoded by the coding sequence ATGAAGATCGCACCATACTCAAGCGGACGTTTTAAAAACTACCTAGAACACAAAAGCTCAGATTTTAAAGCTCTCATCTACCAACACCAAGTTAGCTCGCGTTATTTTAATAAGAATGATGAAATCTTGCGCCAAGGTGAACAGCTTCAGCATCTCTATGTTGTGCCTGCTGGGAAAGTCTCTATGAGCATCTCTGCGGCTAATGGGCGACGCTTTCAACTAGGAGAGGTGAATTGCGACTATCATATCTTTGGCGAGATGGAGTTCTTCACTCAAACGCCTTGCCAATGGAATGTAGTGGCAGATGAACACATGCAGGTTGATGTTATTTGTATCCAGAAACTATCAGAAGCGCTACATGAAAATCCGGAGATGATGTTCTTTTTCGCCTCGGCACTGGCCGAAGATTACCAAGACTCGATGGGTATTTACACCAATCGCCTTTTACACTCAATTACCTATAACATTGCCTACGATTTGTTGGTGCAAAGCCAGACCAATACCGTGTTAGGCGGCTTCGATAAAGTGAATCAAGAAGCAGAACGTTTCGGCACATCGAGCAGAGTATACCGAAGGGCAGTCAAAGACTTACTCGATAAAGGCTTCATCAAGAAAGGGCAACAAGGGTTGGAAATTATCGACCAGCAAGCACTTCAAGCCTTTATTGATTCGTATGAGTGA
- the speB gene encoding agmatinase, producing MNDLFTKPDYSLYSNAMTFMRRPLVQNPIDNDADVVVLGAPLDMATSGRPGARMGPDAIRRASVNLAWEGKKFPWDFNVFEHTSVIDAGDLVFDCGDAEDLTQRLEAAADAILNSGKTLLGLGGDHFITLPLLRAYGKKYGEMALIHFDAHTDTYSHGSRYDHGTMFYHAPNEGLISPKHSVQIGIRTEYKQEGHGFNVINAMQANDMSVDEIIAQVKGIVGDKPVYLTFDIDCLDPAFAPGTGTPVCGGLNSDKVLKIIRGLQGINMVGMDVVEVSPAYDQSEITALAGATIALELLYVWTANRLAKS from the coding sequence ATGAACGATCTATTTACGAAACCAGATTATTCGCTGTACTCCAATGCGATGACGTTTATGCGTCGTCCACTGGTGCAAAACCCAATCGACAACGATGCTGATGTGGTTGTGTTAGGTGCGCCGCTAGATATGGCGACATCTGGTCGTCCGGGTGCGCGCATGGGACCTGATGCGATTCGTCGTGCGTCAGTAAACTTGGCGTGGGAAGGCAAAAAGTTTCCTTGGGACTTCAATGTATTTGAACATACCTCGGTGATTGATGCTGGCGACCTTGTATTTGATTGCGGTGATGCTGAAGATCTGACTCAACGTTTAGAAGCGGCGGCTGATGCGATTTTAAACAGTGGTAAAACGCTGTTAGGTTTAGGTGGCGACCACTTCATCACTTTGCCTTTACTAAGAGCATACGGCAAGAAGTACGGTGAAATGGCATTGATCCACTTCGATGCACACACAGATACTTATAGCCATGGCAGCCGTTACGATCACGGCACCATGTTCTATCATGCACCAAACGAAGGGCTTATCTCTCCGAAACACTCGGTGCAGATCGGTATTCGTACTGAGTATAAGCAGGAAGGTCATGGCTTCAACGTTATTAATGCGATGCAAGCCAATGACATGAGCGTCGATGAGATCATTGCTCAAGTGAAAGGGATTGTTGGTGATAAGCCAGTGTATCTGACGTTCGATATCGATTGTCTAGATCCTGCGTTTGCTCCGGGTACTGGCACGCCAGTATGTGGTGGTTTGAACTCAGACAAAGTTCTGAAAATCATCCGTGGTTTGCAGGGTATCAACATGGTTGGTATGGACGTTGTAGAAGTGTCTCCCGCGTATGACCAAAGCGAAATTACGGCATTGGCTGGAGCTACGATTGCTCTTGAGCTGCTCTATGTTTGGACGGCGAATCGCCTAGCTAAATCATAA
- the speA gene encoding arginine decarboxylase — protein MERIRAEYNVKHWSQGFYGIDDNGEVYVSPSETDHQVPLSQIVKQLEQRNIGLPALVRFPQIVHQRVHNICNAFNQAIDEYQYDNRYLLVYPIKVNQQKEVVDEILASQAQLEQKQLGLEAGSKPELLAVLALAQKASSVIVCNGYKDREYIRLALIGEKLGHKVFIVLEKLSELDLVLSEAKALGVKPRLGLRIRLASQGAGKWQASGGEKSKFGLSASQVLTVIERLKAEDQLDVLELVHFHLGSQMANIRDVRNGVSEAARFYCELRDIGAQLKYLDVGGGLAVDYDGTRSQSSNSMNYGLLEYARNIVMTVGDICKLYNQPQPVIISESGRSLTAHHAVLITNVIGTESYSPEDMAAPEADAPMLLNNMWKNFLELDAGNDDRALIEIYNDTQSDIAEAHNQFATGMLNLQHRAWAEQMSLRINYELSSRMNTKNRYHRPILDELSERLADKFFVNFSLFQSLPDAWGIDQVFPVLPLSGLDNADERRAVVLDITCDSDGTIDQYVDGQGIETTLPVPAWNPDEPYLMGFFLVGAYQEILGDMHNLFGDTHSVVVNVDESGEANIDYINEGDTVEDMMRYVHIDMDLIRQNYKELVTAKVPAQEQKSVLEELEQGLMGYTYLEDF, from the coding sequence TTGGAACGCATCCGTGCTGAGTATAATGTAAAGCACTGGAGCCAAGGTTTTTATGGAATTGATGATAACGGCGAGGTGTATGTTTCACCGAGCGAAACCGATCATCAAGTTCCGCTTAGTCAGATCGTAAAACAGTTAGAGCAGCGAAATATTGGTTTGCCTGCTCTTGTGCGTTTTCCTCAAATAGTGCATCAACGTGTGCACAATATCTGTAACGCATTTAACCAAGCGATCGACGAATATCAGTACGACAACCGTTACCTGCTTGTTTACCCGATTAAAGTTAACCAACAGAAAGAAGTGGTTGATGAGATCTTAGCGAGCCAAGCTCAATTAGAGCAAAAGCAGCTAGGCCTAGAAGCAGGTAGCAAGCCTGAACTATTAGCGGTATTGGCGTTGGCTCAAAAAGCGAGTTCAGTGATCGTTTGTAACGGTTACAAAGACAGAGAATACATCCGTCTTGCGCTTATTGGCGAAAAGCTAGGCCACAAAGTTTTTATCGTTCTAGAAAAGCTGTCAGAGCTTGATCTTGTTCTTTCTGAAGCGAAAGCGCTTGGCGTCAAACCTCGTTTAGGTCTGCGTATTCGTCTTGCTTCTCAAGGCGCAGGTAAATGGCAAGCAAGTGGTGGCGAGAAGTCGAAGTTTGGCTTGTCTGCATCACAAGTGCTTACCGTTATTGAACGTTTAAAAGCAGAAGACCAACTCGATGTTCTAGAGTTAGTACATTTCCATCTTGGCTCACAAATGGCCAATATTCGTGATGTGCGAAATGGTGTGAGTGAAGCGGCTCGTTTTTACTGTGAACTGCGCGATATCGGTGCTCAATTGAAGTACTTAGATGTGGGTGGCGGTTTGGCGGTTGATTACGACGGCACACGCAGTCAGTCTTCAAACTCAATGAACTACGGCTTGCTTGAGTACGCTCGTAACATCGTGATGACAGTAGGGGATATCTGTAAGCTCTACAATCAGCCACAACCTGTGATTATTTCGGAGTCTGGTCGGTCACTGACTGCGCACCATGCTGTGCTGATCACCAACGTGATTGGTACTGAAAGCTATTCTCCGGAAGATATGGCTGCGCCTGAAGCTGACGCCCCAATGTTGCTAAACAACATGTGGAAGAACTTCTTAGAGCTAGACGCGGGCAATGATGACCGAGCGTTGATTGAGATCTACAACGATACCCAGAGTGATATCGCAGAAGCGCACAACCAATTTGCAACAGGTATGCTGAATCTTCAGCACCGTGCTTGGGCAGAGCAGATGTCTTTGCGTATTAACTACGAACTTAGCTCTCGTATGAACACTAAGAACCGTTATCACCGCCCTATTTTGGATGAGCTGAGCGAGCGTTTAGCCGACAAGTTCTTCGTGAACTTCTCGCTGTTCCAGTCTTTGCCAGATGCTTGGGGTATCGATCAGGTGTTCCCTGTATTGCCACTTAGCGGTTTAGATAATGCGGACGAGCGACGTGCTGTTGTGTTGGATATCACATGTGATTCTGACGGTACGATCGATCAGTACGTTGACGGTCAAGGTATTGAAACAACGTTGCCAGTGCCTGCGTGGAATCCAGATGAACCATACTTGATGGGCTTCTTCCTAGTAGGGGCTTACCAAGAAATCTTGGGTGATATGCATAACCTATTTGGTGACACGCACAGTGTAGTGGTGAATGTTGATGAGAGCGGAGAAGCGAATATTGACTACATCAACGAAGGTGACACAGTAGAAGACATGATGCGTTACGTTCACATTGATATGGACCTAATTCGTCAGAACTACAAAGAATTGGTAACGGCTAAAGTACCAGCGCAAGAGCAGAAAAGTGTACTTGAAGAGTTAGAGCAAGGCTTGATGGGTTACACCTATCTTGAGGATTTTTAA
- a CDS encoding class I SAM-dependent methyltransferase produces the protein MSEMYTTYAKQYDSAARDNIYNALLERPSTIALLDDVKGMDIVDIGCGSGIYAQWFIDQGANKVTCTDLSQDMVDLVNGKQIKNVSAYAQDAALGLPNEQDNSADIIVCPLVLHYIEDLKPVFDDIYRVLKPGGYIVFSTHHPFADFECTISGNYYEREFIQEEWNTVGTPVQVSFYRRSLTELCQAVSQSGLLISQITEGTIDEKAKAISEETYERLSKNVNFIFMRCEKVSA, from the coding sequence ATGTCTGAAATGTACACCACCTACGCTAAGCAATACGACTCGGCTGCCCGCGATAATATTTACAATGCCTTACTTGAGCGTCCATCAACGATAGCCTTACTCGATGATGTAAAAGGCATGGATATTGTCGACATTGGTTGTGGTTCTGGCATTTACGCGCAATGGTTTATTGACCAAGGCGCAAATAAAGTGACGTGTACGGATCTCTCTCAGGATATGGTCGACTTGGTGAACGGAAAACAGATCAAAAATGTTTCCGCTTACGCTCAAGATGCTGCCCTTGGCCTGCCGAACGAACAAGACAACAGTGCCGATATAATCGTGTGCCCGCTAGTCTTGCACTACATTGAAGATCTAAAACCCGTCTTTGATGATATTTATCGAGTCCTTAAGCCAGGCGGTTACATCGTATTTTCTACTCACCACCCTTTTGCTGACTTCGAATGCACGATTTCTGGCAATTACTACGAACGTGAATTCATCCAAGAAGAATGGAACACAGTTGGCACACCCGTTCAGGTGAGCTTTTACCGCCGTTCACTTACAGAGCTTTGCCAAGCTGTGAGCCAATCTGGTTTGCTGATTTCACAGATCACAGAGGGCACAATTGACGAGAAAGCCAAAGCCATTTCTGAAGAAACGTACGAGCGCCTATCGAAAAACGTTAACTTCATCTTTATGCGTTGCGAGAAAGTATCTGCATAA
- a CDS encoding coniferyl aldehyde dehydrogenase, with the protein MSHNLDLEPTTSNTNDMDQIFNRQKDHYRSNVNPTLEQRRKDLSELKALLMRYQGQLIDAVSEDYGHRAKHDSLIADITPSLHQINYSLKNLKKWLKPSRRKAGLMLTPAKITVHYQPVGVVGIIVPWNFPVMLSLGPLITALAAGNTAMLKMSEFTPATNRVLKAMLTEGFNEDQVAIIEGEADVSAKFSQLPFDHILFTGSTSVGKHVMRAAADNLTPVTLELGGKSPTIIAPDFDVADAVERILFAKSLNAGQICVAPDYILLPREKVDVFITAYKQYFKKLYKAGIESKDLTSVIDMRQYNRLKGVIADAQAKGAIIHTVTEQAQDDVNHRMTPHLLTEVNDDMLAMQEELFGPILPIVPYDSIEEAINYITARERPLALYLMSHDKQTQGQFLSSTHSGGVCINDSLVHVAAEDAPFGGIGPSGMGHYHGIEGFQTFSHAKTVLSRGKINFTKLMHPPYNNPIKKILFKVLNR; encoded by the coding sequence ATGAGCCATAATCTAGACCTTGAACCAACCACGTCGAACACCAACGACATGGATCAAATATTCAACCGACAAAAAGATCATTACCGCAGTAATGTAAATCCAACGCTTGAGCAGAGAAGAAAAGACCTCTCGGAATTAAAAGCGTTGCTAATGCGCTACCAAGGGCAATTGATTGATGCGGTGTCTGAAGATTATGGCCATCGAGCAAAACACGACAGCTTGATTGCGGATATCACCCCTTCTCTTCACCAGATCAATTACAGCCTGAAGAACCTTAAGAAATGGTTGAAGCCATCTCGCAGAAAAGCAGGCTTAATGCTAACGCCAGCTAAAATCACCGTTCATTATCAGCCAGTGGGTGTTGTCGGTATCATTGTTCCTTGGAACTTCCCTGTGATGCTTTCTTTGGGGCCGCTCATCACTGCGCTGGCGGCAGGTAATACTGCAATGCTCAAGATGTCCGAGTTCACGCCAGCGACAAACCGAGTTTTGAAAGCCATGTTGACTGAAGGTTTTAACGAAGATCAGGTTGCGATTATCGAAGGTGAAGCTGATGTTTCCGCGAAGTTTAGCCAGCTCCCGTTTGACCATATTCTATTCACAGGGTCGACCTCTGTGGGTAAGCACGTAATGAGAGCGGCAGCCGATAACTTAACGCCTGTCACCTTGGAATTGGGCGGCAAGTCTCCAACGATTATTGCCCCTGACTTTGATGTGGCTGACGCCGTTGAACGCATCCTGTTTGCAAAAAGCTTAAACGCTGGCCAGATTTGTGTGGCACCCGATTACATCTTATTACCACGAGAAAAAGTCGATGTGTTCATCACAGCTTATAAGCAGTACTTCAAAAAGTTGTATAAAGCAGGTATTGAGAGCAAAGACTTAACCTCAGTGATCGATATGCGCCAATACAATCGTTTGAAGGGTGTTATTGCAGACGCACAAGCGAAAGGCGCGATTATTCACACCGTCACCGAACAGGCACAAGACGACGTGAACCACAGAATGACGCCACACCTTCTAACCGAAGTGAACGACGACATGCTCGCAATGCAAGAAGAGTTGTTTGGCCCTATTCTGCCTATCGTGCCTTATGATTCTATTGAAGAAGCAATCAACTACATCACAGCAAGAGAACGTCCACTTGCTCTGTACCTGATGAGTCATGATAAGCAGACTCAAGGTCAGTTCTTATCGAGCACACATTCTGGCGGTGTTTGTATTAACGACTCTCTAGTACATGTGGCCGCAGAAGATGCGCCGTTTGGTGGCATTGGCCCCTCAGGCATGGGACACTACCATGGCATTGAAGGCTTCCAGACCTTTAGCCATGCCAAGACTGTTCTAAGTAGAGGAAAAATTAACTTCACCAAGTTAATGCACCCTCCTTACAATAACCCAATTAAAAAGATTCTGTTCAAAGTACTAAATAGATGA
- a CDS encoding TetR/AcrR family transcriptional regulator, with amino-acid sequence MITKRQKILDAALLLFSQQGLEGTSTGQIAKTAGVAKATLFHHFENKSLLIDELFRELKLALFSTLQPHTDIAEQDRYQAFKFMWITGLEWALENPVAMKFFTNVHFDPTTQTREVIVSQMFASLDEIVLKGQEAGELMVLDINLVRHFIHSHFLICANWLIEQNELPPEQSTKYISDSFDMCWRAVGGQKL; translated from the coding sequence ATGATAACGAAAAGGCAAAAAATCCTAGATGCTGCACTCCTGCTCTTCTCTCAACAAGGGCTAGAGGGCACATCTACCGGACAAATAGCGAAAACAGCAGGCGTCGCAAAAGCGACACTGTTTCATCACTTCGAGAATAAATCGTTATTAATTGATGAGCTGTTTCGCGAGCTAAAACTGGCACTATTCTCTACGCTTCAACCACACACAGATATTGCAGAACAAGATCGCTACCAAGCCTTTAAGTTCATGTGGATCACGGGGCTTGAGTGGGCGTTAGAAAATCCAGTTGCGATGAAGTTCTTCACCAATGTTCATTTCGATCCGACGACTCAAACTCGAGAAGTCATCGTCTCACAGATGTTCGCATCGCTAGATGAAATTGTTTTGAAAGGACAAGAAGCTGGTGAACTGATGGTGTTAGACATCAACCTTGTTAGGCACTTCATTCACAGCCACTTTTTGATTTGTGCAAACTGGTTGATTGAGCAGAATGAGTTACCACCAGAGCAGTCAACCAAGTACATCAGCGATAGCTTTGACATGTGCTGGCGTGCCGTCGGCGGCCAAAAATTGTAA
- a CDS encoding ABC-F family ATP-binding cassette domain-containing protein, whose translation MPTILANNLSFQLDTGEWLFKDITLSLSSRLTGLVGRNGAGKSLLLSLLVGKTQPTSGSVSKQGSIGFYSQLPSELLDSAISIADFLGITEKLDALHAIEQGSCELQHFNIVGEDWDLQANTKQLLATLKITNGLTTPCNTLSGGQLALLQLHRLFASNYDILILDEPSNHLDSDGRNWLLEQCQLFEGKVLIVSHDRNLLRHMEGIYHLNSLGMRFYKENYDDYFTQMSSQSEALDKQIAHHQSEKKRLERQAQTNKEKAQQRESQGNRLRKSGSQPKILLDAMKDKAGRTQGASATNQNNLKEQNQNKLQSLKEQHEQLKPQALYLQQSNSKKKNVLLTIEECRLSFGSGAPISFSLSQGERCYLTGANGCGKSTLLKAIHGQHSNYIGSIKRLGATVYLDQHFGLLDTNDTMFDSLMTHSFGLTESDARTLLAGIGFRRDSVYRKVAHLSGGEKMKLAMLIVSHKQDTPLLLLDEPDNHLDIDSKQILASALREYKGAFILVSHDSDFVEEVGVSQNHIQL comes from the coding sequence ATGCCTACTATATTAGCCAACAATCTCTCATTCCAACTCGATACTGGTGAGTGGTTATTCAAAGACATCACCTTGAGTTTGAGCAGTCGCCTGACAGGCTTAGTCGGAAGAAATGGGGCTGGAAAGTCATTACTACTTTCGTTACTGGTCGGGAAAACACAACCCACATCAGGCAGTGTTTCCAAACAAGGCTCGATCGGCTTTTACTCCCAGTTACCTTCAGAGCTCTTGGATAGCGCAATCAGCATTGCTGACTTCTTGGGGATCACCGAAAAGTTAGACGCATTACACGCCATAGAACAAGGAAGCTGTGAACTTCAGCACTTCAATATCGTTGGAGAGGATTGGGATTTACAAGCGAACACCAAGCAACTTTTAGCCACATTGAAAATAACCAATGGGTTGACCACACCGTGCAATACATTGAGCGGTGGGCAACTCGCTCTTTTACAGCTTCATCGGTTATTCGCATCAAACTACGACATACTGATTCTCGACGAACCTTCAAACCATTTGGATAGCGACGGACGTAATTGGTTACTAGAGCAGTGCCAGTTGTTTGAAGGCAAAGTGCTTATCGTCAGTCACGATCGAAACTTATTGAGACACATGGAAGGGATCTATCACCTCAACAGTTTAGGTATGCGTTTCTACAAAGAGAATTACGATGATTACTTCACGCAAATGTCGAGTCAAAGTGAAGCACTGGATAAGCAGATAGCGCATCATCAATCGGAAAAGAAACGACTCGAGCGCCAAGCTCAGACTAACAAGGAAAAAGCACAACAACGTGAGTCTCAAGGTAACCGACTCCGAAAATCGGGTAGCCAACCCAAGATATTATTGGATGCCATGAAAGACAAAGCCGGACGAACGCAGGGAGCATCAGCCACTAACCAAAATAACTTAAAGGAGCAAAACCAAAATAAACTCCAGTCTCTTAAAGAACAACATGAGCAACTGAAACCGCAGGCCTTGTATCTACAGCAGAGTAATAGCAAGAAAAAGAACGTGCTATTAACTATTGAAGAATGTCGCCTAAGTTTTGGTTCTGGTGCTCCTATTAGCTTCTCTCTCTCACAAGGGGAACGATGCTATCTAACCGGGGCTAATGGGTGCGGAAAATCGACACTGTTAAAAGCCATTCATGGCCAACACTCGAACTATATCGGCTCCATTAAGCGCTTAGGGGCAACGGTATACTTGGATCAACACTTTGGCCTGTTAGACACCAACGACACCATGTTCGATAGTTTGATGACACACAGCTTTGGGTTAACAGAAAGTGACGCTCGAACCTTACTCGCTGGAATAGGGTTCAGGCGAGACTCCGTATACCGAAAAGTGGCACATTTAAGTGGTGGTGAAAAAATGAAACTGGCGATGTTGATCGTTAGCCATAAACAAGACACCCCGCTTCTCTTGCTCGATGAACCGGACAACCACCTAGACATAGACTCAAAGCAAATATTGGCGTCCGCTTTGCGTGAATACAAAGGTGCATTTATCTTGGTGAGTCATGATAGCGACTTTGTTGAAGAAGTCGGCGTCAGCCAAAACCATATACAGCTTTAA